One Gloeothece verrucosa PCC 7822 DNA window includes the following coding sequences:
- a CDS encoding hybrid sensor histidine kinase/response regulator, which produces MLRHDPDNLFEDDLAEFLDSFDDKDSSSFIDVYREKKIETSSEDEMEDLASFFEDNFEDLDDNSTEVNLFSSLADSSSDEEITSVPLPSDQEIQEIFSEDHEGEKDNHSGVILSTNEIIDVEDNLINAHTLNLSEPNEDDQAILSLFTENLTDEDINYPETLKQKQDPFFFEPEESEPENPWDELEQLLADDNRSSSLSVEIPPILKVPIENKADNSLPDFYESLEELDHLLEIPATHLATELNSRVDIEQLEAIINAPCGTEIDQLSKTSVSGKVEPRSGLSKDSEIIDDLDKEINELFRKTVNQSIGSKPAVSQKKPAKQKSIEQTMRVPIKQLDNLSNLIGELVVKRNRLEQDQERLRLFLDNLLNQVQQLSDVGGRMQDLYERTLLEGALLASRNRARQDNQTKSLNSNTSTSEGNSLFDQDLDALEMDRFTDFHLLSQEMIELIVRVRESASDIQFIVDETDQVARSLRQVSTQLQEGMTKSRMVPFAQSADHLPRAIRDISVKLNKQAKLQVEGRDVLIDKMIVEHLSSPMIHLVNNAMTHGIESPEERIQKGKPPEGRILVRAFIQGNQTVISISDDGAGIDVNRVKRKAIEKELITREEANILTEQEVYDFLFHPGFSTKDKADDFAGRGVGLDVVRKEMIEVRGTVTIDSALGKGTTFTIRLPLTLSISKALCCLSNHFRIAFPMDGVEDMKDFLPGEIKTNAQGEPCIPWYEGTIPFQPLNKLLTFNRYLSRGNVYGGRQEEDTVSIVILRSGGNFLAVQVDQVLGEQEIVIKQIEGPIPKPIGIAGATVLGDGTVMPIGDVLELIEIAQGKIKPDGSGSPWHKVAMAMQIPLEAKTEPTVLIVDDSITVREILSLSFSKSGYRVEQARDGQEAWEKLRSGLPCDIVFCDIEMPRMNGLELLSNIQKDEKLAHLPVAVLSSRGAEKHRKVAAKLGASGYFTKPYTEKDLLDAAKRMIAGDVLLAGSIRPKRKPKVATKTIPPTPIGQTQSKNPRLTVPGTSLPPSNYRVLIIDDSVMVREMLSMTFGKVGYEIEQARDGQEAWEKLRSGLTCDLILCDIEMPRMNGLELLSRLQEDAKLSAIPIAMITSRGAQKMQNIAAERGAKGYFVKPYIDSVLLDSAKRLIAGEVLLERDSKVEG; this is translated from the coding sequence ATGCTACGCCATGACCCTGACAATTTATTTGAGGATGATCTAGCTGAATTTTTAGATAGTTTTGACGATAAAGACTCTTCATCTTTTATTGATGTTTACAGAGAGAAGAAGATTGAAACTTCCTCTGAAGATGAGATGGAGGATTTAGCGAGTTTTTTTGAAGATAATTTTGAGGATCTAGACGACAATTCAACGGAGGTAAACTTGTTTTCTAGCCTAGCTGATTCAAGCTCAGACGAAGAAATAACAAGTGTTCCATTGCCATCAGACCAAGAAATTCAAGAAATTTTTAGTGAAGATCATGAAGGGGAAAAAGATAATCATTCAGGAGTCATCTTAAGTACAAATGAAATTATAGATGTTGAGGATAATCTCATTAATGCTCATACGTTAAATTTATCCGAGCCGAATGAAGATGATCAAGCAATTCTCAGCTTATTCACCGAAAACTTAACGGATGAAGATATTAATTATCCAGAAACCCTCAAACAAAAACAAGACCCCTTCTTTTTCGAGCCAGAAGAATCCGAACCAGAGAATCCTTGGGATGAACTAGAGCAACTACTCGCTGACGATAATAGATCCTCAAGCCTTTCAGTAGAAATTCCTCCAATATTAAAAGTTCCTATAGAAAATAAAGCTGATAACTCCCTTCCCGACTTCTACGAATCCTTAGAAGAACTGGATCACCTGTTGGAAATACCAGCAACCCATTTAGCAACAGAACTCAATAGCCGAGTGGATATTGAGCAGTTAGAAGCGATAATTAATGCTCCTTGTGGCACAGAAATTGACCAGTTATCTAAGACTTCAGTATCTGGAAAGGTAGAACCCAGATCGGGATTGTCAAAAGATAGTGAGATTATCGACGATTTAGATAAAGAGATCAACGAACTATTCAGAAAAACCGTCAATCAAAGTATTGGCTCTAAGCCGGCCGTTAGTCAAAAGAAACCTGCCAAGCAAAAAAGTATCGAGCAAACCATGCGGGTTCCCATCAAACAACTCGACAATCTTAGTAACTTGATCGGGGAATTGGTGGTCAAACGGAATCGACTCGAACAAGACCAAGAACGTCTGAGATTATTCTTAGATAACTTACTCAATCAGGTACAACAATTGAGTGATGTCGGCGGCAGAATGCAAGACCTCTACGAACGAACTCTGCTAGAAGGTGCTTTGCTCGCCAGCCGCAATCGTGCCAGACAAGATAATCAGACAAAATCCTTAAACAGCAATACTTCAACCTCTGAGGGAAACTCACTGTTTGATCAAGACCTGGATGCTCTAGAAATGGATCGTTTTACCGACTTCCATTTACTATCTCAAGAAATGATTGAATTAATTGTCAGAGTCCGAGAATCAGCCTCAGATATTCAATTTATTGTCGATGAAACAGACCAAGTCGCTCGCAGTTTACGACAAGTCAGCACTCAATTGCAAGAAGGCATGACCAAATCCAGAATGGTTCCCTTTGCTCAAAGTGCGGATCACTTGCCGCGAGCCATTCGAGATATTTCTGTCAAACTGAATAAACAAGCCAAATTACAGGTAGAAGGACGCGATGTTTTAATTGATAAAATGATCGTCGAACATCTGTCATCCCCGATGATCCATTTAGTCAATAATGCCATGACTCACGGGATTGAATCGCCTGAAGAAAGAATACAAAAAGGAAAACCCCCAGAAGGTCGAATTTTAGTGCGAGCTTTTATTCAAGGGAATCAAACGGTTATTTCTATTTCAGATGATGGGGCCGGCATTGATGTCAACCGAGTCAAACGCAAAGCCATCGAAAAAGAACTCATCACCCGAGAAGAAGCCAATATCCTCACTGAGCAAGAGGTGTATGATTTTCTCTTCCATCCAGGTTTTAGTACCAAAGACAAAGCCGATGACTTTGCCGGTAGAGGGGTAGGACTCGATGTGGTGCGAAAAGAAATGATTGAGGTGCGAGGCACTGTAACTATTGATTCGGCCCTAGGTAAAGGAACAACTTTTACCATCCGCCTGCCTTTAACCCTCAGTATTAGTAAAGCCCTCTGTTGTTTGAGCAATCATTTCCGCATAGCTTTTCCGATGGATGGGGTAGAAGATATGAAAGACTTCCTACCGGGTGAAATCAAAACCAATGCCCAAGGAGAGCCTTGTATTCCTTGGTATGAGGGAACAATCCCTTTCCAACCCCTCAATAAATTACTCACCTTCAACCGTTATCTCAGTCGAGGCAATGTTTATGGCGGCAGACAAGAAGAAGATACTGTTTCTATTGTGATTCTTCGCAGTGGGGGCAATTTTTTAGCGGTTCAAGTGGATCAGGTATTGGGAGAACAAGAAATTGTTATTAAACAAATAGAAGGCCCCATTCCCAAACCCATTGGTATTGCTGGTGCAACCGTGTTAGGAGATGGAACGGTAATGCCCATTGGTGATGTGCTAGAACTGATTGAAATCGCTCAAGGAAAAATTAAACCTGATGGTTCTGGTAGTCCTTGGCATAAAGTGGCCATGGCGATGCAGATTCCTTTAGAAGCGAAAACAGAACCAACCGTTCTCATTGTGGACGATTCGATTACGGTTCGGGAAATACTCTCTTTAAGTTTTAGTAAGTCCGGCTATCGGGTGGAACAAGCGCGAGATGGACAAGAAGCTTGGGAAAAACTGCGTTCAGGTTTACCCTGTGATATCGTTTTCTGTGATATCGAAATGCCGAGAATGAATGGGTTAGAATTACTCTCTAATATTCAAAAAGATGAAAAACTTGCTCATCTGCCTGTGGCGGTTTTAAGCTCTCGCGGGGCAGAAAAACATCGTAAAGTCGCCGCTAAATTAGGGGCTAGTGGTTATTTTACCAAGCCTTACACAGAAAAAGATTTATTGGATGCGGCTAAACGGATGATCGCCGGCGATGTTCTCTTAGCAGGTAGTATAAGACCCAAGAGAAAGCCTAAAGTGGCCACTAAAACCATTCCTCCTACCCCTATTGGTCAAACCCAGTCGAAAAATCCCCGTCTGACTGTTCCTGGAACTTCGCTACCTCCATCCAACTATCGCGTTTTAATTATTGATGATTCGGTGATGGTACGAGAAATGCTATCTATGACTTTTGGTAAGGTCGGATACGAAATCGAACAAGCCCGAGATGGACAAGAAGCTTGGGAAAAATTGCGCTCGGGTTTGACCTGTGATTTAATTCTCTGTGATATCGAAATGCCGAGAATGAATGGGTTAGAACTGCTTTCTCGTCTTCAAGAAGATGCAAAACTCTCGGCTATCCCCATCGCTATGATTACCTCTCGAGGAGCGCAAAAAATGCAGAATATAGCGGCTGAACGCGGGGCTAAGGGCTATTTTGTCAAGCCTTATATTGATTCGGTTTTACTCGATTCGGCCAAGCGGCTGATTGCCGGGGAAGTCTTGCTAGAAAGAGACTCTAAAGTGGAAGGGTAA
- the trpD gene encoding anthranilate phosphoribosyltransferase, producing MTSQTISNWSDLLQQLLAKQSLSQNQAAQLMQGWLNEEIEPVVSGAILAAIQAKGVSAEELAGMAQVLMAQSLYQNPINHNQPVIDTCGTGGDGASTFNISTAVAFVAAAAGVKVAKHGNRSASSKVGSADVLEYLGIHLAAPAPQVEAALEEVGITFLFAPGWHPALKSVAAMRKSLKIRTVFNLLGPLVNPLRPTGQVIGVYDRQFLASIASALNQLGIAKAIVVHGRERLDEAGLGDLTDIALLERGQVNLSNLNPEKLGLTTAPISALKGGNVPENAEILKNILQGKGTLAQLEAVALNAALALQVGEVVPFEAHQLGIEKAKEIISSGAAWEKLLELVKFLSQ from the coding sequence ATGACATCACAAACCATCTCGAATTGGTCAGATTTACTGCAACAGCTACTGGCAAAACAATCCCTCAGCCAAAACCAAGCAGCCCAACTCATGCAGGGATGGTTAAATGAAGAGATTGAACCTGTTGTCTCAGGAGCTATTTTAGCCGCCATTCAAGCCAAAGGGGTAAGTGCTGAAGAATTAGCGGGAATGGCACAAGTTTTAATGGCGCAATCATTATACCAAAATCCTATTAACCACAACCAACCGGTTATTGATACTTGCGGAACCGGTGGCGATGGGGCCTCTACCTTTAATATATCTACTGCCGTTGCTTTCGTTGCCGCCGCCGCCGGGGTAAAAGTGGCCAAACATGGAAATCGTTCGGCCTCTTCTAAAGTGGGGTCAGCAGATGTGTTAGAGTATTTGGGCATTCATCTGGCTGCTCCGGCTCCACAAGTAGAAGCCGCTTTAGAGGAAGTCGGCATAACCTTTTTATTCGCACCAGGTTGGCATCCGGCTCTCAAAAGTGTGGCAGCCATGCGAAAAAGTTTGAAAATCCGAACCGTTTTTAATTTATTGGGCCCCTTAGTCAACCCCTTACGTCCTACCGGTCAAGTGATTGGCGTATATGATCGACAATTTTTAGCTTCCATTGCCTCAGCACTCAACCAATTAGGCATCGCCAAAGCGATCGTCGTACATGGGCGAGAAAGATTAGATGAGGCGGGATTAGGCGACTTAACTGATATTGCCTTACTCGAGCGAGGTCAAGTAAATTTAAGCAATCTCAACCCCGAAAAATTGGGCTTGACAACCGCTCCCATTAGTGCCTTAAAGGGAGGCAATGTACCAGAAAATGCCGAGATACTAAAGAATATTTTACAAGGAAAAGGCACTCTTGCCCAACTCGAAGCCGTCGCCTTAAACGCGGCTTTAGCCTTACAGGTCGGTGAAGTCGTGCCTTTTGAGGCGCATCAGCTAGGGATCGAAAAAGCCAAAGAAATTATTAGCAGTGGTGCGGCTTGGGAGAAATTACTGGAGTTAGTCAAGTTTCTCTCTCAGTAA